The genomic stretch ATCCCCCAGGGGTTTGTATGGCCAAGCAAGGGTCCATACTTTGGTCTGTAGAGTTGTAATCAAACACTCAAATCATGGCACCACAGTGGCAAATCTCCATTTTCTTGTACAACTTTGTCCCaagcaaatatttatttgttcataTTACCAAGAAGAAGACAAATATGCCCACAAATTATGTTTTCTCACTCATTTGTCTTTTCTGTCCAATCCATTAACTGGCAGGACCACGGGGGATGCAGGGACCCCCTGGAAAAGCAGGACCTCCTGGTACTAAAGGAGATACAGGAGAAAAGGGTCCAAAAGGTGATAGTGGGGGCAAAGGTAAGGCATGGTGAAAATACAAAGAGGTTTGTATTAACTTTGCCAGTTTTTCATGCGCAATACTATATGGGACATAAAAAAAAGTTTCTCTGActccattcacactgcagaaataatccagtctgacactgctttaactgtcatggctcaaggttatggaattctaagaaggataatttgttgtggcaccagaaagtGGTGTTtctggttaaagcagtgtcaaaccagattatttctgcagtgtggatgcagtcactGTTTCCTCCTAAAGAAGGGGAAAataggaagggggaggaggaaggaatctattttcacttttattttaatgtgagGTTTTATGGATTTCAGCCCACTACTTCAGATGCACTGATTTTCCTAATTTCCTCTCATAGGAAGCAATGATTAATCTGGGCACTTTTTTTCTCACCAAAACTAAGTCTTTGGCAACGGTGCAAATTTCAATGACTGTTTGCAGCTCAGAAACGATTCTGCACATAATTTGCATGTGGTATCTttgacattaaaacagaatttttcTGCACAGCACAaaatttttcataatttttttcacagaaaatgctgtttcatatATAGATAATGCTATCTCCTTgatagaaaatgttttctgtgtaataataataataataataataataataataataataataataatgtgaaattttgtacagaaaaactGTGAAGActctgaactgtgaagattcagATCAGTATTGATTCCTCATTGTCAGTGCTACCTAACACACAGGAAACATAATTTTAagctttttttcaaatattttaaatattctttccatccctaccagATATATTAACGGTTGTGAGGGTGGATTCAGACTGTAATAGGATACAAATTTGATGTTAGTAATGGTAATACTCAAAAGCAAGTGGGGAAACATTTTAATCTTTCTTAAATGCCAAGTAACAATGAAAGAACAAAGACACTGTAAGGGAAGATTGGTGAGAGAAACAACTAACTGGggtatattcacaaattccactACATTAGCATAACAATAAACAGAGCTAAtgatttcctggcacactacaaatattaatataaatgtctCCTCAACCATACATATAATAAGGGAATTATCCctgaagaataaaaaagaaaaggcgcaaggacgtagccaggattttgggaagttggggtccagactaagtgccaccattataatggggcttgggcgtggcggcacagcagcaaacaccattcattgtatctaacagaagggggggtctggaccccatggacccccacccccaccccggctacgtccctgaaaggCGGGGAGAAATGTAGCAGCATCTTTCagactatttgtttgtttgttttgggcatgaactttcatggatataaacctacttctttggatcttacagagtgataataaatgctcaggtagaaatcatatttacacagttgtgggagtgggaatTGCGTGAAATGAAGTAGGATCCAGAAGAATGCAAATCATAACTAAATTTCCAAAGGGCTACACAaggtcagccctttgtatccacagatttttttcatccaaggattcaaccatccacatcttgaaaatacttttaaaatttataaattccaagaggcaaaccttgattttgccattttacatcagggacaccattttactacaccactgtatataatgggacatgacaatccatgtattttggtatccacaggtggccctagaaccaaactccattggataccaaggacctataCAGGTCTATCAGACTATACAGGACtgtcagatctttacagtggtcagttagtgctgATAGGTGAatgcaataaatctgcttacgaAAAGCCAATTCCCTGAAAAAGTCACTGACTTCTGGGCAATTAACATTAGATAACCAGATTTATTGCTTTAATATTTCAATATTACTAACAACTTGACATGCCTGCATTATTTCACATCTTTTGAAGGCTTATAATTAGGATCACAATTTGCCTTGCAACCACGAAACTGATACATATCTGCTAGCTTAATATTAATTTCATCAGTGCTTCAGGGGAAGTAGATTGAAATCCTTGAAAGATCACACTGAAATAAAGCACTTAGTCTTAAGGGTGCTGCTGGAtcccttttttcttccctctcctttccctttttagTCTGAAAAAGGCTAACATGGTTGTCTCTTTGAAAACAGACACATGGACAGAAAAAAATTACAAGCCATTGGAAGTATACAAATATTTATTGCAATTTGCGAATGTAAAAGACTTGCATTACTGTCTTTGAAAAAGGATGTTTGACTGATGACAGCTGTAACTACATTTTGGATAAACCGGCAGGCTGTGTAATGCAATGATTTGTCTTTAAGCAATAGATTAAGCAACTAAAGTATTAGTTTATTGATTGATTGGAGTGAATTTTGAGATGGAAGCAAACAGTGCAAGATACAGCCTCATGTTGAGATACCACCACTCATACAAACAGTGCATCCACATGAACACAGTAATGTATGAGacttattattatgtattatcaTACTGGTATTTTTCAGGCTATACAAATCATAATAATGGAGAGGTACCCATTTACACAAATGCTGTTCCACATAAATCTAGAAGTGTCCTCATTCATTGTTAAGGTACTCACTTGAGACTATTAGGAGGGATCAGGCAGCTCTTCAGTGTTtggtaaaaatgaataaatgtatcatTAAGATTGTGAAATTGAATTTTTATTCTGATAATAAGCAAAAGATGTCTAGGAGCAAGGATAAGATGAATCAGACAATTTCAGCTTTGCATGGTCTCTTTGTGTTACAATCTTATGCTTAGTTTACTTGCATACTTTCAGAATTTTTCAGTCTTACGTTTGGTTTGTGCCAACTTTTGAGATTGTGTTTTGAGATTCCTATTCATACAAAACTTTAGACAATCCCCCCTCTCTTTGCAGCATCATATGCATATCCCTATTAGACATATTTCTTCAAGTAGTTATCTTAATATAATCCATTCTAACCCTTATTTTCTGAAATAGTCATATTTTTGTGAGTGCTTTCCCCTAATACTATCCCCCAGTAATTCCCTAACTATGGCTATCTAAAAGAAAAATTTCTAAGCTCCATTGTGACGTCATTACTCACCCACAAAATTTATTCTCCAATATAGCCATTAGTCTTGAAGTATTAAGACTAGCCAGAGTCCTGTATGGGATTCGCATGTGTGTACACACTGTAGTTATTTTGCTAAGCAGTGAATACCAGCCTTATCCCTGACCCATCATCACTTACTGTGCAGTAACTACTGCCGTTgacaggggtctgttcccctgtcactgGGGAAGCAACTGACTTGTATTCCCATCCTAAGAGTGATCTCTGGTGAAACAACCAAAAACATAGTCCTTGTCACAATTTCCCCCATGTCAGAGATCACTTGTGGGGATGGGaacatcagccagctgcttcctagGTGACAGGGGAACTGCCCTTCAtcaattgcagtggctgctgcctggtaaatggAGACTGGGGGATATTCACAGTacctatgtaaataaataaaataataaaacttttatttatataccgcccttcctgagatcagggcggtttacaacataaaacaagcaaataacgatttaaaaacagtaacatcatcactatcaaatataaaaacaagacaagacaaagcccccgttagccaatcctcttgcaggaTACAAGGAGTACAAGGAGGCCTGCTAGGACTATGATTATGTAGCCCCTAACCTAGAGGCTCTGTAGGGACTGTGGATACATAACAGTCATGAATACATAACTATGGCATCTGTAACTTCCATAGAGGATACCAGCCTCTGTTTGGAGTGACTGGAGATTGGggaactttcacagtccctatgtagCCCTTAAGCTAGGGTCTATGTAGGGACCATGAATACGTAACAGTTAGGAATGCATAACTATGGCATTCATAACTGCCATGGAGGATTCTAGCCTCTATTTGTTGGTTGTGCTTCAAGAAAAGATATTATCTTGTATGGAAGAAAAAGAGTAATATTTTGCTTGAAATAGATCCtcattactattatttttaaatcttcGTATTTTAACTAgagcttaggagtttatcacatggggaccatATGTACCTCCATCCCGATAATGATTAAAACGTCCATATCCcgcaaaagcatgcaaatgcgtgaaagattttcacacacagaaaACAATAACACGTTAGAGGCTCATTACTAAAGTGAGAAAGAAGGTAGAATGTGCATTTGGTTTTCACGctagtaaatcccattgatggtTTGGGAATCGCGTTTTTGTGTGCACAGAAGAATTAGTTGTGTCACCAGAAGAAGTCACCAGAGTATACATGGCAGCAAACAAAATTACCCAGAGAAATCAACaattttatttacacaattttctttataaaatttcCCAGAAATGGTATCCAGCTtaagtaaaaagaacaaaatattacCCAAAAGATAGgaaaggttggttttttttaaagcataaaatgctgctttcttCTTGGAACCTGGACACAATAAAGCAGCACCAGAAGTAAGCTCACCcaaaagaaccatgggaaatctggcaacaagtacGAAAACTATAAGAATCCTGTGAATAAACTGCAAATAGCTTTCACACTAGAGcaattatgcaaaaaaaaaattgatatcatgaatgaaatggaaatgaattcacaatattttcctgaaaatgacTAATTACTGGTTCATGTCTCTTTCTGATCGATTCTTAGTGGTTTGCTCACAATGTGGTGTGAAAACCAATTGTGCAATTGCACCTAATATACTGGATAATCATGGATATGTACTCTTTAAAAcctccaattttccctgtgtgataaaccacttagaaaagttacttttttgcacaaTAATATCTGAAATATTCCTGCTATCTAACATTTCCAAATCCCATCTTTTCCAATATCTGATTTTAACACCAATGAAAATAACCTTGTTCTTTTACCCTTCAGAACTGGAAGTTCTTAAGACTCATATTAGTGCCTTACAAGCAGAACTGAAGGCTTTGCAAGTAACTACAAGTAAAACCCAGAAAGGTAAGAGCTGAAGTTGTCTGTGTACCTTTAGCAATAGCTGTGGATCTTTCCCCTGATAATATATGTTGTTCATGTGGTGAAACTAAATTGAACTATGTATCTGGCTCAGATCTTTATACTGGGCTTTTATGATCAAAACTGGTGTTAGAGGAAATAActttctttgtattttctgcCAGCCATTCTAGGCTATATTTTCCCAAACAGTACAAGAGTTGGAGGCAAAATATTTGCAACTAATGGAGCTGAAGGTGACTATGCATCTTCAAAAGGAATGTGTGAACAATTTGGTGGCCAGATTGCTTCTCCAATGAATGAAGAAGAGAATAATGCTGTCCTAAAACTTTCTACAATGCATGGAAAGCATGCATTTCTTGGCATGAATGACCAGGAGACTGAAGGCACTTTTAAGCATCTAAATGGTAACACAATGGAATATTCAAACTGGGCAAAAGGAGAACCCAATGGGGAACATGAAGACTGCATTGAAATATATTTGAATGCAAAGTGGAATGATAATAGCTGCAATATAAATCGGTTAATAATTTGTGAGTTTTAATCTGACATCTTTTTCTAAGTGTTTCTAAATCTACTATGGCAGGCTTCACAGAGCTACTAAAAAAAGGaacaatatttgaaggatgtATTTAACTGGGAAAGATCCCCCCTATACTGAGATCCGGGAAACTGTAAAATTTTCGAATGTCATCATGAGTGTGCAAAAATCAAATATTTGAATATGTTATACTAATTTATGGAATTTAATATCACATTGCTAATATTAGCACTTGTAAAATCAGCATCTTCAAAGTTAGTATCTTCATTAGCACACTCATGTACATCAGTGTTGTACTTCGAATGATGTGCTAGAACATGAATGCTGTAAATATAGGTTGCCTATGCTTATGAATGTTTAATTATCCATTTTAATATGTTAATAATTAAATACTCATGTATTTACTAGTTCATCAAATGAAGATCTTTGAGATTACCTGCTCGGCAGcaggttggactcaatggcccttgtggtctcttccaacgctatgattctatgattctatgattcattaaaACTCTTAAAATGGTAACATGgcaaagtataaatttaccaAAGTATAAATACAGAGCAGCTGGAAAATGATTTAATcatttattaataaaatccatatgCCATTTTTCCTCTAAAAACCTCAGGGAAGGATATAGAGGCATTATTTAATTTTATCACTACAACAGTCCTACAAGGTAGATAGGCTAAGACTGAGCATgaagggaaaattaaaaaaaataatgaatgagGTTTTGAACCAACACCCTCTTCACTACACCTCAGTGGTTTTGACACCAACCAAATTTAGGGGACAAAAGAAAATTCACAAACTATTTTCTCTTCACAGGACATAGTATGCCACTTGCCATCTTTGTCAGTTTTCCCACTGTTCTTTGTTCCATCAGCATTTTTTGACTCTCCGGGGGCCCAGTTAGTAAACATCTGCTGAATTGTGGCCATGGATGAAGGTAGATTTGTTGCACTGCTCTAAGACATTATGTGGGGCCTTATTCtcattcttatttcattttttggcAATGGATTTGTAGTGGCACAATGTGAGCCATCAAATGCCAAAGCTGTCTCTTATATCTACTTTTATTTATAATTGTACTTAAAAAACTAAATTAGAAGATGAGACAAAAGGGAGATACTTATACAAAGTAACTCAAGCATTAAGATCTACAAACTT from Sceloporus undulatus isolate JIND9_A2432 ecotype Alabama chromosome 3, SceUnd_v1.1, whole genome shotgun sequence encodes the following:
- the LOC121926321 gene encoding pulmonary surfactant-associated protein D-like isoform X3 — translated: MQLHYFCILVLGVTLARSLDPEPCRCEEKVNTCTVVAGSNGLPGTPGSPGLPGRDGKDGIQGEKGEQELEVLKTHISALQAELKALQVTTSKTQKAILGYIFPNSTRVGGKIFATNGAEGDYASSKGMCEQFGGQIASPMNEEENNAVLKLSTMHGKHAFLGMNDQETEGTFKHLNGNTMEYSNWAKGEPNGEHEDCIEIYLNAKWNDNSCNINRLIICEF
- the LOC121926321 gene encoding pulmonary surfactant-associated protein D-like isoform X1, producing the protein MQLHYFCILVLGVTLARSLDPEPCRCEEKVNTCTVVAGSNGLPGTPGSPGLPGRDGKDGIQGEKGEQGPRGMQGPPGKAGPPGTKGDTGEKGPKGDSGGKELEVLKTHISALQAELKALQVTTSKTQKAILGYIFPNSTRVGGKIFATNGAEGDYASSKGMCEQFGGQIASPMNEEENNAVLKLSTMHGKHAFLGMNDQETEGTFKHLNGNTMEYSNWAKGEPNGEHEDCIEIYLNAKWNDNSCNINRLIICEF
- the LOC121926321 gene encoding pulmonary surfactant-associated protein A-like isoform X2, whose product is MQLHYFCILVLGVTLARSLDPEPCRCEEKVNTCTVVAGSNGLPGTPGSPGLPGRDGKDGIQGEKGEQGPRGMQGPPGKAGPPGTKGDTGEKGPKGDSGGKAILGYIFPNSTRVGGKIFATNGAEGDYASSKGMCEQFGGQIASPMNEEENNAVLKLSTMHGKHAFLGMNDQETEGTFKHLNGNTMEYSNWAKGEPNGEHEDCIEIYLNAKWNDNSCNINRLIICEF